The genomic DNA CCCCCGCCGTGATCAGGTGCAGCGCCTCGCCCGGATCGTCCTGCGCCACGAGCAGTTCGCCGGGCGCGAAGGTCCGCTCGGTGACCACCTTCAGCGCCTCGCGCAAGGCCTCCTCCGGGACGTTCTGGAAGAGGGGGGAGAGTTTCAGGTCGTCCAGGCGAGCCATCGGGGCGCATCCTAGCGCCTGGAATGGGCCGCCGTATGGGACCGGGACCACGCCGGGGCGTCCGTGCCGTTCCCAGAGTCCCGGGCCTCTTCCCGTCTGAGAACCGGGCAGGGGGACGGCGATGGGGGGGGTCCCTCAGACAATGGGGGGAGAGCCCCCGTATGTAAGAAAGTATTCAAATCTGACCACCGAATATGGCCCGGGGAGGGTAGGTCACGCCGCGCCAGGTTGGCCCGCCTCCTCCCCGAAAGGAGCAGCATGAAGCCAAGAAGTCTGGTTCAAGGCGCCCTCGGCCTGTGTACGGCGGCGCTGATTGCGGGGTGTTCGCAGTCACCGGGAACGCCAGCGGCCCAGGCCTACCGTCCCGCCTACATCCTCCAGGTACCCGCCAGCGCGCAGGACACGAGGCAGGAGCTGGAGGGGCGCTACGGCGGCAAGGTTGTGGAGCTGAACACCCAGGAGGGATACGCCGTCATGGGGCTCGACCAGGCGGCGGCGAAGACCCAGAACCTGCGTGCCCAGTCGCTGGGCGATGAACCGGTTGCCGAACCCAACCTCAACCAGTTTCAGGGGGGGGCGTTGGCGCTGATGGCAGGAAGCCGAAGCTTCTGGATGGGCGGCGAATGGCAGGCGTGGGCAGGTGGATCACGCAGTTTCTGGATGGGGGGGCAATACGCACCTATCGCCCAGAACACTCAACCCTTCCAGCAGATTAAGCTGGAGAACGCTCAGAAGCTCGCCCCCAACCTCGGTGCGGGTGTGAAGGTCGCCGTGATCGACACGGGAATCGACCTGAGCCACCCAGCCTTCGCGGGAGCTCTGGCACCGTCCACCGAGTGGAAGGACTTCTACGGCAACGACAACGTGCCGCAGGAGGAAGGCATACTCGGCGTCGGCGGCTACGGGCACGGCACGTCGGTCGCCAGCATTGTCTTGCAGGTCGCCCCCAAGGCGACGATCCTGCCCCTGCGCGTCCTGGGTCCGAATGGTGATGGCGATACTCTTCAGGTTGCCAACGCCATCAAGTACG from Deinococcus apachensis DSM 19763 includes the following:
- a CDS encoding S8 family peptidase, which gives rise to MKPRSLVQGALGLCTAALIAGCSQSPGTPAAQAYRPAYILQVPASAQDTRQELEGRYGGKVVELNTQEGYAVMGLDQAAAKTQNLRAQSLGDEPVAEPNLNQFQGGALALMAGSRSFWMGGEWQAWAGGSRSFWMGGQYAPIAQNTQPFQQIKLENAQKLAPNLGAGVKVAVIDTGIDLSHPAFAGALAPSTEWKDFYGNDNVPQEEGILGVGGYGHGTSVASIVLQVAPKATILPLRVLGPNGDGDTLQVANAIKYAVAQKARIINLSLGSTTKSDTVQSAIQAATTAGVLVVSSAGNDNTPTITYPAIIADDKGPLGERSLSVGSVNSWNMKSSFSNYSPDLELSAPGENIFTAGPGNLLVAWSGTSMAAPMAAGGLALALGQTLAVDIKDVTRKMAENGFDLYNSGLNSAYKDKLGKRRLDLELFLKSTIRY